The region GCCGTCTCTATAAAGACGCACCTATCGAACatgccaaaatattttttaatctataccTTTTTTCTCAtgcaaaaaagttttatttaatcaagtatttttttatgatttctgATAACTATTACAACTTCTCTTATTgaattccaaaaatatttataaaaatcgattaattGGCACCAAACACTATTAAAAGTACACATGCCTgcagtatttaaaaaaaaatagaactttcaaaaatgtttagcgccatttttaagaaattacaaaaaatagttataaattaattaaaaatgtacttactGTTATTAGCAGTGAGGTTTTCATGTAGCTTATCACGCTGATCTTCAAGTACctgagaataaaatataaacataaataaaataacaacaaaagaACACTAAAATCCCGTAATACAGCATCAAACAACCGCCTCTCATAATGAGAATTAAACCTATTCTTGCAAAAGCGTacgaaaatattattcatttcgTGTGTAAATTCATTATGTAAGTGAGTTAATAGGTTACCGGCACGCGAAAAAGCGCCACTAAAACGGAGTGtcctaaatataatttgacgGCTTAACGGCTGTGTAAAACAACATATACCTACACATATAGTCGTCgttgtctatatcccttgggggatagacagagccaacagtcttgaaaagactgaaagtccatatatataattatatatgtaatatatatataaatatatataattatttattcaaatttatcaaattaaatttttataatatttatatatctataaaaatttctatatttcttttttatttacaataaatatatttcttaagtAAACTGCGGacaatgaaattaattgaaattgatatCAGAGACTTTAATTAATGTACCCACAAAGTGAAAAAGACCAGTTTATTCCACTTTTGGCACCTGGGTGGGACTCATTAAGGTTTGGTGTAGTTATCAGATTCTTGCCTATGAATgaaaggtcccgggttcgagcCCCGGTGAGGtcataatgaaaaaagaaatttttttttaattgacctgaatcttggatgtttagtttatatttttaagtatatactataaaaaatagtatggttgacttattataacataacacaagtctcatcTCGACCTCGTGAAGCCAACTCAATCAGCATAATTtctcccatatatatttatatttttaattttcaaaatgtaagcatttactcaaaaaatatatgtgaaaCATGAAGTCCACCCTAATGacctaattttattatatttattatattattaaataattgagCTTCTAAACTTTCATACCACACACACACTAAACATTATTAACTTATCTTCCCATTCACTAACAATACTTACTTGTtgtgtttgtaaatttatttttttatttaatcagaaaagtactaataataaatatacctaattaaataatttaaactaatattaattattttataataataaaaaaaaactattctaaattacaagccaaaaacattattgaggaaaatatgaaaaaaacttaaaataaagagaaattcagtacaagggcgctacttatttctagagaaacaCTTGTTAACCTTCTCCTTTTGTATAACTATCCATCAACCAATTTCATAACTTCATGTCTCTTCAAACCATGACATCGGCAGAAAAACCGAAAGTCCAgtggaagccataatatacccgtaaaaaagaaagaaaaaaaaaaacttcttagCTACTGACATGCGCCTACCCGCAACGATTTAAAAGGAAGGATATTTTTATCCTCTAAATATGGGAAGATGTTCTCACTGGAGAACACACTTGCACCAAATTACTGCACCACATCTGCATCATCGCTGATTGCAGACAAAACAATACAaggtgaaaaaaattaataatgactCACCTCACCGAGGTACTGGGCCACCTTTCTGGTGACACTCTCCACGTAGCCATCTAGTTTACCAAGATCATCGGATAAACCCACCAACTGATCCAAAGTCCCCAcctggaaataaaaaatatataaattttagtcATAAAACacaacagacatacatacacatttgcggcctctatggcgcagcggtcTATTgtcaccagaggtcccgggttcaaatcccagtcagggcgtgatgagaaacgaactttttctgattggcctgggtcttggatgtttttctatataagtatttattttaaaatatagtattgttgagttagtatctcgtaacacaagtgatgaaatcaataaatgtatctttttgtccacatttctattctgattatatgtttggattattgtgaagttgatgtaattgaagaaaatgctgcagtggtTACGGCTTCTTCTGCAATGGCAGAAAACTtagttataagtaatttatttgacatcaacTAATGAAATGTCCCATCATTATGAGATTGAGTCATGTTGCTTATCCATCActgaaaagaagaatcccaaatttctAGGCTATCCGTTCATTcgcttttacaatctgcatggtAAGAGAAGCAGAAAGCaaacactgtttttttttcttaccaGATCAGCACGGAGgcatacaaaaacaaatagttaTACTAATTTTAgagtcaattccatcattaagtcaggCAGGTGTGGTATCCGGGTGGTCAAGGTTTGACCTGTtattaatgtaagtacaataagtttaaaaaaaaagtaacttaaTCACTGCTTATAAACTCCAAGTGAACGAGGTCATCTCTGAACTTATACAAAAGCCATTTACAAAcagaattacatattttttgatgGCATTGAAAGCTGAATTTGAaacatgttaaaataaaatttataggtaacaattaaaaacaaatctttatacactctttttaaaatggaatttcgtatctaactaaaaataaacaaatgaatgGTACCTTAAGGTCAGGGATAGGGAATTTATAGTTGACGCTTAGGTTTCCCGGCTTGGTGGCCTCATTCAGAGTGTCCCACGTCTGCTGGCAGGTCTTGTCGCCAGGGGCGCTGATCAGCCAGTATTCCGACATTATCCGCACTgaaaatatcaaaacaaatttaaaataagatcaaaatttttgcatcatatcaaaatcaaatgccaatttttttaataaataaggaaTAATTCCCACCAAATACTTCACGGCTACATTTCTATTGAACAATTAACGTTGAAACTTGATagaataatcgatttttctgaTGAGAAAATTACCGTATACTGCACTAACGCAAGTCGGAAGCAATATGATATGTTTGCTAACGATTCTAGGGAGCTAGGGTGGTGCAGTGAATCAATATCGGACGCGAGCAGTCGGCGCCCTCTTGGCGGTCAGACATCCTGGCGCCTGACTTCTAATATCCCAAGGAATCCACCCCAAACCCACCCTACCCAGTCCATCACTTTAACTTTTGACACTTGCAAGTCCCGCGTAATAACTTCTAGGCACAATTACACAGGCCCCATACACAAACTTTAAACATAAGACTCACCtttatcttaaatattaatgctgtttgataataattacaaGAAACAGCAAATAATTTGGCGAAATCACAAGACAATTCGGGTCTAGCCCTTCAGCGCCATGAAAATTCACGTGATGCGGTGCTGCCACCTACAACAAATGGTTTTGGACAGCTGATTTACGTCAGTTGTCTATGAATAGCAATTTCTGAAAAGAAATGAATGCaataaaacttgaaattttgcttATATTTAGGAGTTATTTGGGCAAGCATGCTACTTCTGTGGTTGATCACTTCACTGAATCTTCTTTTTCAATatagtttaataatataaaatcttttgACAGCTGATTAAGTTTTCTGTgagctatttaaaaataattaagaaatctCTATGGTGGATTGTACATTTCTTTACCAATAATCAACAATTTTACCCTTCATGATTAATTTGCATGTTCATATGcaaaatatgttttgaataattaaatattcaaaaataaattagaaaaatatagaagaacaatcaaaaataaatcaacctTTTAAAATACATGAGAAAATGTGGAAAACTGGGAAAACCTTATacgtgttaaaaatatatttttgcctaAAACTTATCGTGATATCCATCCGGTCATAAGTCAAATAACCAAAATATCACTGTCATTGTCATTCATGTCAATCcgtgaattttataaaaaaaataggttacgaaacaaaacaaaatgcgaatatttacttttttatcgaAAAAAGTCGGAGATCTTACTGTAAAGTACTCTAATCTCCCCGAATCGTACATTAAACGTAGTTATGAACaggtataaattttataaatctcCGTGACACTATTCTAATTGGACATAACCTAtactcaattttatttacgtttttagGTATATTGGAAGAATCCTGTGGGGTATCCTCAGTATCCAAAGGCTCAAATAGCCCGCAAGAAGTTTCGTTTTACAACAAACAGGCCTTGGTCTGGTCAGTTCAGGCAGCAAAATGATATAAACACATACAGAAAAAAGGTGTTCATAGAACCCGTGGGGGAGTGGTCGTTCTtcaagtaaatattaatttaattatatttgaccCTAAATATTGTGACAAACATATATGTTTATGTACGTCTATTATTGGTTTTGTGGGTGGAGTATGCCCATGATCCGTTCCATCATGgctcctatctcgggtctgctggaagagatttcttttgaaataagcagaacctttgtaattttgtttcttgtgtttattagtttcaatgttttctgtgtacataaattagtaaataaataaatatataaaatcacacctttttccCAGAGGCGTAGACAGTTACATCCATATTAATAACTCTCTTAATTTAAGCTTGtaggtttaaaaatatgtgtaaaaaaattattgaatgcagcattttatgcaaaaacttatggaataaataaaaatgtatgtttatttcatttcagagGAGACCGTGTTGAGGTGATGGTCGGCAAAGACAAGGGCAAGCAGGGCATCGTGTCTCAAGTCATACAGGAACGGAACTGGGTGTTTGTCGAGGGTCTCAACACGCACATTAGAAGAGTAAGTCTAGTT is a window of Amyelois transitella isolate CPQ chromosome 26, ilAmyTran1.1, whole genome shotgun sequence DNA encoding:
- the LOC106137052 gene encoding large ribosomal subunit protein uL24m: MRIFTFLSKKVGDLTVKYSNLPESYIKRSYEQVYWKNPVGYPQYPKAQIARKKFRFTTNRPWSGQFRQQNDINTYRKKVFIEPVGEWSFFKGDRVEVMVGKDKGKQGIVSQVIQERNWVFVEGLNTHIRRVGKDKDFPGVILQSEAPLLVTTGVKLVDPETLKATEFEWRYTEEGEKVRVSLSSSRIIPIPKSAEETIDYKSKALYVENEDKDTKADAATRISFEPQLRTFEMDIMEAMGIKEDRVPAKSYWY